A single region of the Methanobacterium sp. Maddingley MBC34 genome encodes:
- a CDS encoding UDP-N-acetylmuramyl pentapeptide phosphotransferase/UDP-N-acetylglucosamine-1-phosphate transferase (PFAM: Glycosyl transferase family 4), producing the protein MSNTETLILTFILTFLATIFFTYFVRKILKDADVTDSPIVTEHKHKTGTPTMGGLAMLLGAALAAAVYFNEKNLVLTVMIMLSAGLVGLLDDLLGLKIKEVQKVARNISTNPITIGRLTLKPGEEARVATEKARSDLPDLLGEGKVEITGETPIKTEGKERDKILAQIVIGIFLVVTGAVSSTVLGFEAGIFIIPVVIFGIIGSINSVNLIDGMDGLAAGIITIASASCAIFSIISGNPTAAIPFAILTGVSAGFLVFNRYPASIIMGDTGSFALGAGYITAGFLGDVIYFAVIALAIPIISVIVSLMHRSHIIKLPVEPLHHTLNYKGLSEKKIIFLYWSITLIICVMTILTYQFIL; encoded by the coding sequence TTGAGCAATACAGAGACACTGATTTTAACATTTATTTTAACATTTCTAGCTACGATATTCTTCACTTACTTCGTTCGTAAGATACTGAAGGATGCGGATGTGACTGACAGTCCCATAGTTACCGAACACAAACATAAAACCGGCACTCCCACCATGGGGGGCCTTGCCATGCTCCTAGGGGCAGCACTGGCAGCAGCAGTTTATTTTAATGAAAAAAATCTGGTCCTTACCGTTATGATCATGTTAAGTGCAGGATTAGTGGGACTGCTGGATGACCTTTTAGGACTGAAGATAAAAGAAGTGCAGAAAGTGGCACGAAACATTTCCACCAATCCAATAACCATAGGCCGTTTAACCCTTAAACCCGGTGAAGAAGCCCGAGTTGCAACAGAAAAGGCTAGGAGTGATCTTCCTGATTTATTAGGGGAAGGAAAAGTTGAAATCACTGGAGAAACACCCATCAAAACTGAAGGGAAAGAAAGAGATAAAATACTGGCCCAGATCGTCATCGGAATTTTTCTAGTGGTCACTGGCGCAGTTAGCAGCACGGTTTTAGGATTTGAAGCAGGAATCTTCATAATTCCCGTGGTGATCTTTGGTATTATAGGTTCCATTAACTCAGTGAACCTTATTGATGGAATGGACGGACTGGCCGCAGGTATAATAACCATTGCATCTGCTTCATGTGCCATTTTTTCAATTATCTCCGGAAATCCCACTGCAGCAATTCCTTTTGCAATTTTAACTGGAGTTTCAGCTGGTTTTTTAGTTTTCAACCGTTATCCTGCAAGTATAATCATGGGGGATACCGGTTCCTTTGCACTGGGAGCCGGATACATTACTGCCGGTTTTCTGGGAGATGTTATCTACTTTGCAGTTATTGCCCTGGCCATACCAATCATTTCTGTAATTGTCAGCCTCATGCACCGGTCACATATCATAAAGTTACCAGTTGAACCTTTACATCACACCTTAAATTACAAAGGACTCTCCGAAAAAAAGATAATATTCCTTTACTGGTCAATTACCCTGATAATTTGTGTAATGACCATTTTAACCTACCAATTCATACTTTAG
- a CDS encoding carbamoylphosphate synthase large subunit (PFAM: ATP-grasp domain), whose protein sequence is MKLLFIGARLFDDVALYTKNKGISTVLTESNPESPNLSLADSHYIVPRGMDHPKDIAIKEDVDGVVPLIGIDGPLFEVALLKEELERDYGLPVVASPPNAVSISGDKIKTKKFLVENNIKTPEYSLISSDQEQELNEFPMVLKQAQGQGGKDIKIALSQDDVQAYLEQYKSALAERFLDGIEISVEILRWKGHSVPLVPVYKGRTTLDCIHPLHKIKKAPLNVENVDTHELNHTIRMIAQDIAEIMGVEGTSDMDLILNRADNETFVLEINTRPSGTRYLSAASCDIYPLQEMVDMATGSWSADQVVKRMKDYSAMEIPVGDYPSERNSYQFREFQGENSWIIHGPKNHQRITIRGKDAENALKTARKLNLDLGKSNDKNKI, encoded by the coding sequence ATGAAATTACTGTTTATTGGGGCCCGTCTATTCGACGATGTGGCCCTGTACACCAAAAATAAGGGAATAAGCACAGTTCTCACGGAATCAAACCCTGAATCACCAAATCTGAGCCTGGCTGATTCTCATTACATTGTTCCACGTGGGATGGATCATCCTAAAGATATCGCCATTAAAGAAGATGTGGATGGAGTAGTCCCACTTATAGGGATTGATGGTCCTCTTTTTGAGGTGGCTTTGCTTAAGGAGGAATTAGAAAGAGATTACGGTTTGCCAGTGGTAGCATCACCCCCCAATGCTGTTTCAATTTCAGGGGATAAAATAAAAACCAAAAAATTTCTGGTGGAAAATAATATTAAAACCCCAGAATACAGTTTAATCAGCTCGGACCAGGAACAAGAGTTAAATGAATTTCCCATGGTTCTTAAACAGGCACAGGGACAGGGTGGTAAAGACATTAAAATTGCATTATCCCAAGATGATGTGCAAGCTTACCTGGAACAATATAAGAGTGCCCTGGCTGAAAGATTTTTAGATGGAATTGAAATATCCGTGGAAATTTTAAGATGGAAAGGCCATTCTGTTCCCCTGGTTCCAGTTTATAAAGGCAGAACAACCCTTGACTGCATCCACCCCCTGCATAAAATAAAAAAAGCACCACTTAATGTGGAAAATGTAGATACCCATGAACTCAATCATACCATCAGAATGATTGCCCAGGATATAGCGGAAATCATGGGTGTTGAGGGCACATCAGACATGGATCTAATATTAAACAGGGCAGATAACGAAACATTTGTACTGGAGATAAACACCAGACCCAGCGGGACCCGTTACCTGAGTGCAGCTTCATGTGACATATACCCATTACAAGAAATGGTAGACATGGCCACTGGCTCCTGGAGTGCTGATCAAGTGGTTAAAAGAATGAAAGATTATTCAGCCATGGAAATACCAGTGGGAGACTATCCCAGTGAACGTAACAGTTACCAATTCAGGGAATTTCAGGGAGAAAATAGCTGGATAATTCACGGTCCAAAAAACCATCAACGAATAACTATCCGGGGCAAAGATGCTGAAAATGCCCTTAAAACTGCTAGAAAACTTAATTTGGACTTGGGAAAATCCAATGATAAAAATAAAATTTAA
- a CDS encoding putative RNA methylase, which produces MKITSYQQNLLSDTERLMAFYEAIHEKSKGIIYDLGTGSGVLSSWAAPLSLFVYAVEKDPFTAQIAQKNLSSFNNVSIMVKDAKTISFPEKADLIICEMMDTALIDEDQVPVINAVRKYLKKDGNVIPCGVFNGLEALDIDIAHTCYHEGEVPHHKLMSKLIIYDKIDFKKRINPEIDYSIIVPINNEGKVSGIKITTFTLLTPNFICGPTPMLNPPLLVPTNKLNVEKGDKIILKLKYSMGGGLDTLRASIETFS; this is translated from the coding sequence ATGAAAATTACGTCCTATCAACAAAACTTGCTATCAGATACCGAGCGGCTGATGGCATTTTACGAAGCAATACATGAAAAATCCAAAGGGATTATATACGATCTAGGGACAGGTTCAGGAGTATTAAGCTCCTGGGCTGCCCCACTATCTCTTTTTGTATACGCTGTGGAAAAAGATCCTTTTACAGCCCAGATCGCCCAAAAGAATCTTAGCTCATTTAATAACGTTTCCATAATGGTAAAAGATGCAAAAACAATTTCTTTTCCTGAAAAGGCAGATCTTATAATCTGTGAAATGATGGACACTGCTCTAATCGATGAAGACCAGGTTCCAGTAATTAATGCTGTGCGAAAATATCTGAAAAAAGATGGGAATGTTATTCCCTGTGGGGTGTTTAACGGACTGGAAGCTCTGGATATAGATATTGCCCATACCTGTTACCATGAAGGGGAAGTTCCACACCACAAATTAATGAGCAAACTTATCATATATGATAAAATTGATTTTAAAAAACGTATTAACCCTGAAATTGATTACAGTATTATTGTTCCAATTAACAATGAAGGAAAAGTTTCAGGCATCAAAATCACAACATTCACCCTTTTAACACCTAATTTTATCTGCGGACCAACACCCATGCTGAATCCGCCTCTTTTAGTTCCCACTAACAAGTTAAATGTGGAAAAAGGAGATAAAATAATTTTAAAATTAAAATATTCAATGGGAGGTGGGTTAGATACTCTTAGAGCATCAATTGAAACATTTTCTTAA
- a CDS encoding TIGR00270 family protein (PFAM: Helix-turn-helix~TIGRFAM: TIGR00270 family protein) produces the protein MRCEICGKKVIGKPVRTKIENSIMLTCNDCSKFGKVQREPPKPQRGPGSRAPAGRRRSFRSQEPTHEVIEEYQTVIRKAREKKGWSREDLGEKIYEKVSVIHRLESGKMVPDLKLARKLERTLKVTLLEKTEQAQMDDLGGAHMRKATIGDIARIKKG, from the coding sequence ATGAGATGTGAGATATGCGGAAAAAAGGTTATTGGAAAGCCAGTCAGAACTAAAATCGAAAATTCAATTATGTTAACCTGTAATGATTGTTCAAAATTTGGCAAAGTACAGAGAGAACCCCCAAAACCCCAGCGTGGTCCTGGTAGCAGGGCACCTGCAGGGAGAAGACGATCATTTAGATCTCAGGAACCAACCCATGAAGTTATTGAGGAGTACCAAACGGTAATCAGGAAAGCCCGGGAGAAAAAGGGATGGTCCCGGGAAGATCTGGGTGAAAAGATATATGAGAAGGTGTCAGTTATACACCGACTGGAATCAGGGAAAATGGTTCCTGATCTGAAGCTGGCACGGAAACTGGAACGAACCTTAAAGGTAACTCTCCTGGAAAAAACAGAACAAGCACAAATGGATGATTTGGGCGGTGCACACATGCGAAAAGCCACCATTGGTGATATTGCCCGGATCAAAAAGGGTTGA
- a CDS encoding hypothetical protein (PFAM: Protein of unknown function (DUF356)): MTLILIRAENQTKILNSLADIERHAGLNINGTPKIIDNTLADKYAKSILNAKLRSTSKIAVLVSVQEDATRSILQIRKIHPPAHIVVISKEYPQWEKLKKIFSTLPPLKGYYSAKKQKNVTKPRKK, from the coding sequence ATGACTTTGATACTTATTCGTGCTGAAAATCAGACTAAAATTCTTAACAGTCTGGCAGATATTGAGCGACATGCAGGGCTCAATATCAACGGAACCCCCAAGATTATTGACAATACACTGGCGGATAAGTATGCCAAGAGTATATTAAATGCTAAATTAAGATCAACATCTAAAATCGCTGTTTTAGTATCAGTTCAAGAAGATGCAACACGTAGTATTCTCCAGATAAGAAAAATACATCCCCCTGCACATATAGTGGTTATAAGCAAGGAGTATCCTCAGTGGGAAAAACTGAAAAAAATTTTCAGCACCCTTCCCCCACTCAAAGGGTATTATTCTGCCAAAAAGCAAAAAAATGTGACAAAACCAAGAAAAAAATAA
- a CDS encoding putative transcriptional regulator, C-terminal CBS domain containing protein (PFAM: CBS domain) — protein MKVKEAMNQDVITITSSTRPPEAFQKMYKEGVRRLFVMDDDGEPVGVVSYSDLIGVLGTIKPSAKDVVSLQITDIMSKEVITISADDGIEDAANLMLRADISGLLVLEDDKPVGVITKTDICRMVAAELLIPS, from the coding sequence ATGAAAGTTAAAGAGGCAATGAACCAAGATGTTATAACCATAACTTCCAGTACTCGTCCACCAGAAGCCTTTCAAAAGATGTACAAGGAAGGAGTGCGAAGGCTTTTTGTTATGGATGATGATGGTGAACCTGTGGGTGTGGTTTCTTATTCAGATCTTATTGGAGTTCTGGGGACCATCAAACCTTCAGCCAAAGATGTAGTTTCACTCCAAATCACTGACATAATGTCCAAAGAAGTCATCACCATTTCTGCCGATGATGGAATAGAAGATGCAGCTAACCTAATGCTACGAGCTGACATATCTGGTTTACTGGTACTTGAAGATGATAAACCGGTGGGAGTAATTACCAAAACAGATATCTGCAGGATGGTGGCAGCAGAACTGTTAATACCCAGTTAA
- a CDS encoding 26S proteasome subunit P45 family (PFAM: ATPase family associated with various cellular activities (AAA)~TIGRFAM: 26S proteasome subunit P45 family; ATP-dependent metalloprotease FtsH), whose translation MEKTSQNILKKIEDLKKEIKILKEDNAKTKRNLMWKVRKLEKDKLLIENEKMRLDREVKSLRGEIERFRSPPLVIATVTEVLDEGKVVVKSSTGPHFVIGYSRFLDEKSLEPGARVALNQQTFSIVSVLPSEKDPLVTGMEVEEKPNVSYAKIGGLEEQIVEIKETVELPLKKPELFTKIGIEPPKGVLLYGPPGTGKTLLAKAVAHETNATFIKIVASEFVKKYIGEGARLVRGVFELAKEKSPSIIFIDEIDAIAAKRLKSSTSGDREVQRTLMQLLAEMDGFEGRGDVGIVAATNRPDILDPALLRPGRFDRFIEVPIPNEEGRREILKIHTKKMTLEEDVDIELVSTLSEGASGADLKAICTEAGMFAIREERPIVVMNDFLDAVDKIIGMERDEEIRKEAGVMYG comes from the coding sequence ATGGAAAAAACATCACAAAACATCTTAAAAAAGATAGAAGACCTTAAAAAAGAGATAAAAATCCTTAAAGAGGATAATGCCAAGACCAAAAGAAATCTGATGTGGAAGGTCAGAAAACTTGAAAAAGACAAGCTTCTGATTGAAAATGAGAAGATGCGACTGGACCGTGAAGTAAAATCCCTCCGCGGGGAAATCGAAAGGTTCAGATCACCACCACTGGTAATTGCCACTGTAACTGAAGTTTTAGATGAAGGTAAAGTAGTGGTAAAAAGTAGTACCGGCCCCCACTTTGTAATTGGCTATTCACGTTTCTTGGATGAGAAGTCACTGGAACCCGGAGCCCGTGTGGCCCTTAACCAGCAGACATTCAGCATTGTCAGTGTTTTACCATCTGAAAAAGATCCACTCGTAACTGGTATGGAAGTTGAAGAAAAACCTAATGTAAGTTACGCAAAGATAGGCGGACTCGAAGAACAGATCGTGGAGATCAAAGAGACCGTTGAATTACCACTTAAAAAACCAGAACTATTCACCAAGATCGGAATAGAACCACCAAAAGGCGTGCTCCTTTATGGACCTCCTGGTACTGGAAAAACTTTACTGGCCAAAGCCGTGGCCCATGAAACCAACGCCACCTTTATAAAAATCGTGGCCTCTGAATTCGTAAAAAAATATATTGGAGAAGGAGCCCGACTGGTGCGTGGTGTCTTTGAACTGGCCAAGGAAAAATCCCCCAGCATAATATTCATAGATGAAATAGATGCCATTGCCGCTAAGAGACTTAAAAGTTCCACCAGCGGTGACCGTGAGGTTCAAAGAACACTCATGCAGCTTTTAGCAGAAATGGACGGATTTGAAGGAAGGGGAGATGTGGGGATCGTTGCTGCCACCAACCGACCCGATATCCTGGACCCTGCTCTACTACGACCCGGAAGATTTGACCGTTTCATAGAAGTACCCATACCCAACGAGGAGGGTAGGAGAGAAATACTCAAGATCCACACTAAAAAAATGACTTTAGAAGAAGATGTGGACATAGAACTGGTTTCCACCCTCAGTGAAGGTGCTTCTGGAGCTGATCTTAAAGCCATCTGCACCGAGGCAGGTATGTTCGCCATAAGGGAAGAAAGACCCATTGTGGTCATGAACGACTTCCTGGACGCCGTGGATAAGATCATCGGCATGGAACGTGACGAAGAAATTCGAAAAGAAGCTGGAGTTATGTACGGATAA
- a CDS encoding hydrogenase maturation protease HycI (PFAM: Hydrogenase maturation protease~TIGRFAM: hydrogenase maturation protease HycI; hydrogenase maturation protease): protein MKHFLKNPEKIVILGIGNEMRGDDGLGSILAQKLANLKNKNITVFDGKTVPENFTGAIKRETPSHVILLDAVEMNEPPGHIKLVTKEEIANYSISTHAMPLSFLIKYLESTTPAEILLLGIQPENMDLICEVSPKIQESLNYVLKLFNLILKTF, encoded by the coding sequence TTGAAACATTTTCTTAAAAATCCAGAGAAAATAGTGATACTGGGAATTGGGAATGAAATGAGGGGTGATGATGGTTTGGGATCTATTCTGGCCCAAAAACTAGCAAACCTTAAAAACAAAAATATCACTGTTTTTGACGGGAAAACCGTGCCGGAAAATTTCACTGGCGCCATAAAAAGAGAAACACCCAGCCATGTTATCCTTTTAGATGCCGTGGAAATGAATGAACCCCCAGGTCACATAAAGTTAGTGACTAAAGAAGAAATTGCAAACTACAGCATATCCACCCATGCCATGCCCTTATCCTTTTTAATAAAATATCTGGAATCAACTACCCCTGCAGAAATCCTGTTACTGGGAATACAACCTGAAAATATGGATTTAATCTGTGAAGTCTCCCCTAAAATCCAGGAAAGCTTAAATTATGTTTTAAAGTTGTTCAATCTTATACTAAAAACCTTTTAA
- a CDS encoding universal stress protein UspA-like protein (PFAM: Universal stress protein family) translates to MKLYKKILLPTDGSEYSEKAGEYAIWIADKSISQIIVLNVVDTSYLRSIPQQDLELSLEEQFKAEGNIAVKKFSEKLEESQCDGTCKNVQFISLIKKGKPADEILKIIKEEEIDLVVIGASGKHGLNRLYPGSVTERVVRSANCPVLVVK, encoded by the coding sequence ATGAAACTGTATAAAAAAATATTACTCCCCACTGATGGCTCAGAATATTCTGAAAAAGCTGGAGAATATGCAATATGGATTGCTGATAAGAGTATTTCCCAGATAATTGTCTTAAATGTAGTTGACACCTCTTATTTGAGATCTATACCTCAGCAAGATCTAGAATTGAGCTTGGAAGAACAATTCAAGGCAGAGGGGAACATAGCAGTTAAAAAATTTTCTGAAAAGCTTGAAGAAAGTCAATGTGATGGCACATGTAAAAACGTTCAGTTTATTTCACTTATTAAAAAGGGTAAGCCTGCTGATGAAATATTAAAAATCATTAAAGAAGAAGAGATCGATCTGGTGGTAATTGGAGCTTCAGGTAAACATGGATTAAACCGATTATATCCCGGAAGTGTCACCGAAAGAGTGGTGAGATCTGCCAACTGTCCTGTTTTAGTGGTAAAGTGA
- a CDS encoding UDP-N-acetylmuramoylalanine-D-glutamate ligase (PFAM: Mur ligase family, glutamate ligase domain; Mur ligase middle domain): MDKHSSEAEKIPQKRMENYGVIGVCGVVGNLVARVLMDHGHHVICTDIHNSNNCPFIYTLTDYNTQIYLNEHPESFFNSSDYIIPPPSLKRTSKLFQKIEDSGAQLMEVDDLLEQITPDKPVICITGTNGKTTTTTLLKHFCYNTGFKPTEHGFMTLQGNVDYIPPLQCRLDGDIAVVETGTEGNKGDLKFILDRCHPSCGVITNINPDHLNNGHDFRHYSRIKGELLEELRGKTVVVNGDDPVIWGLISKMNYQGKVVTFGVEHEPQGESKKKCWCGEEITLKETLSGVGYYDCQCGLKRPIPDYLATNIKGNSFILQTSHKKIEMEMGITGLHNVYNALGAIAVAHELLKIPLEDIKKYLITFKGVPGRLEYIYKSKNLDLIVDYAHNPSGVETVLRELHKTYDKLAVVITISSESGENGDKDIMERAIGNADFIIPSSYYSRLAAEKYISSEKIIMPSVEPEKFREGTLGATEEQVVEGLKKGLECDADAVVCIGEAAVKYKENIRILIDSHDI, from the coding sequence ATGGACAAGCATTCATCTGAGGCGGAAAAAATTCCTCAAAAAAGAATGGAAAACTATGGAGTTATCGGTGTCTGTGGCGTTGTGGGTAACCTGGTTGCCAGAGTCCTGATGGATCACGGTCATCATGTAATATGCACGGACATCCATAATTCCAATAATTGCCCATTTATTTATACTTTAACGGATTATAACACCCAAATTTACCTGAACGAACATCCTGAATCGTTTTTTAACTCATCCGATTATATAATCCCCCCGCCCAGCCTCAAGAGAACTTCGAAGTTGTTCCAAAAGATTGAAGACAGCGGGGCGCAACTAATGGAAGTAGATGATCTTTTAGAGCAGATTACCCCTGATAAACCAGTGATCTGTATCACTGGAACCAATGGTAAAACTACCACCACCACCCTCCTGAAGCATTTCTGTTATAATACTGGATTTAAACCTACAGAACATGGATTCATGACTCTTCAAGGTAATGTTGACTACATCCCACCCTTACAGTGCAGATTGGATGGCGATATTGCTGTGGTGGAAACTGGTACAGAAGGTAATAAAGGAGATTTGAAGTTTATACTGGATCGTTGTCATCCTTCCTGCGGGGTTATTACCAACATAAACCCTGATCACCTGAACAACGGGCATGACTTCAGGCATTACAGCCGCATTAAGGGTGAACTCTTAGAAGAGCTCAGGGGTAAAACTGTGGTGGTTAATGGGGATGATCCAGTCATATGGGGTCTTATTTCCAAGATGAACTATCAAGGAAAAGTGGTAACCTTTGGAGTTGAACATGAACCTCAGGGTGAAAGTAAGAAAAAATGCTGGTGTGGGGAAGAGATCACCCTGAAAGAAACACTCTCTGGAGTAGGGTATTATGATTGCCAGTGTGGTTTAAAACGCCCTATCCCTGATTACCTAGCCACAAATATCAAAGGTAACAGTTTCATCCTGCAAACTTCCCATAAAAAGATTGAAATGGAAATGGGCATTACCGGACTGCACAATGTTTACAATGCCCTGGGAGCCATTGCCGTTGCCCATGAATTATTGAAAATACCTCTGGAAGACATTAAAAAATATCTTATAACATTTAAAGGAGTTCCAGGACGTTTAGAATACATTTATAAAAGTAAAAATCTGGATTTGATAGTAGATTATGCTCATAATCCCTCGGGAGTTGAAACAGTACTCAGAGAACTTCATAAAACCTATGATAAACTAGCAGTAGTTATAACCATCTCATCTGAATCCGGGGAAAACGGAGACAAGGATATTATGGAGCGCGCCATTGGCAACGCTGACTTCATTATACCTTCATCTTACTACTCTCGGTTGGCTGCAGAAAAATATATTTCATCGGAAAAGATCATAATGCCCTCTGTAGAACCTGAGAAATTCCGTGAAGGGACTCTGGGAGCCACCGAAGAACAGGTAGTTGAAGGCCTTAAAAAAGGATTAGAATGTGATGCAGATGCAGTAGTATGCATTGGTGAAGCTGCAGTTAAATATAAAGAAAATATTAGAATTTTAATAGATTCACATGATATTTGA
- a CDS encoding transcriptional regulator (CopG/Arc/MetJ DNA-binding and metal-binding domain containing protein) (PFAM: Ribbon-helix-helix protein, copG family; NikR C terminal nickel binding domain~TIGRFAM: nickel-responsive transcriptional regulator NikR), with the protein MRISMSLPKKLLNEFDEVLKDRGYQSRSKGIRDALKDYIVRYQWMKEMEGDRIGIIAVIYDHHYTGVMEDLTDIQHDFREYINAVMHVHMTEKHCLEVVVVKGDVKYIRDLTEKIMRLKGVEHVKLTSTASGQN; encoded by the coding sequence ATGAGAATAAGCATGTCGTTACCCAAAAAGTTGTTAAACGAGTTCGACGAAGTATTAAAAGACAGAGGATACCAATCCCGATCTAAAGGTATCAGAGACGCATTAAAAGATTACATCGTCCGATACCAGTGGATGAAAGAAATGGAAGGTGACCGTATAGGAATCATTGCCGTTATCTACGACCACCACTACACTGGAGTTATGGAAGACCTTACTGACATCCAGCATGATTTCCGAGAATACATCAACGCTGTTATGCACGTTCACATGACCGAAAAACACTGCCTGGAAGTAGTAGTAGTTAAAGGAGACGTCAAATACATCCGTGACCTTACCGAAAAGATCATGAGGCTCAAAGGAGTAGAACACGTTAAATTAACCAGTACCGCCAGCGGACAAAACTAG
- a CDS encoding UDP-N-acetylmuramyl tripeptide synthase (PFAM: Mur ligase family, glutamate ligase domain; Mur ligase middle domain) — MKQLTTSELAKKCQGELIGTNQIMNGIFNILKDTRKGDAVVRHWIDETGVKIASSKGASCVITQDARGDAIKTAQKLNFPLILTEKIELINAFAISWALDTYAPDTLRIVVTGTNGKSTTTHMIHTILTEAGYTAHTNTDSESEFNTLIDPMVAKQIAEFNGNMDAVVLEVSEVQGWDNRNMEDHAHLMTSAIQPQVVVLTNVAMDHISLVNSLEEASKEISGALKGFKGDFVVLNHDDPLIRNMQSLVLPDSKVIFYGSGTSVEFRDEGIFHEGKLLIPLEDLPFKSLHFIQNTLAAVSTALALKIKVETVKKAVKYYQPLKRRFTVLGAEPLIIDDFAHNPQGIKATIQSAAELTSGKLHLVCAIRGSRGNSLNKLNAQAVANSIKKLNCNLILTSSQDVVDDANWVKPSEKKVFIDVLQKEGINYTHYKTLVDALKKALKTAHNNDTILLIGAQGMDPASNVLKGITLE; from the coding sequence ATGAAACAACTTACCACCTCAGAACTGGCTAAAAAATGCCAGGGAGAATTAATTGGTACTAACCAGATTATGAACGGCATATTCAATATTTTAAAGGATACCAGAAAAGGTGACGCAGTAGTTAGGCACTGGATTGATGAAACAGGTGTGAAAATAGCATCAAGTAAAGGTGCTTCATGTGTGATTACCCAGGATGCCCGTGGAGACGCCATTAAAACCGCCCAAAAACTTAATTTTCCACTTATTTTAACTGAAAAAATCGAATTGATTAATGCTTTCGCCATTAGCTGGGCTCTTGACACGTACGCCCCAGATACTCTGAGGATAGTAGTAACCGGGACTAATGGCAAATCCACTACCACCCACATGATACACACCATTCTTACTGAAGCAGGATACACTGCTCACACCAACACTGATTCAGAATCAGAGTTTAACACCCTGATAGACCCCATGGTAGCCAAACAGATTGCTGAGTTTAATGGAAACATGGATGCCGTTGTCCTGGAGGTTTCAGAGGTTCAGGGATGGGATAACCGGAACATGGAGGACCATGCCCATCTCATGACCAGTGCCATCCAGCCACAAGTAGTGGTTCTTACCAATGTTGCCATGGACCACATCAGCCTGGTTAATTCACTTGAAGAAGCATCAAAAGAAATTTCAGGTGCATTAAAAGGATTCAAAGGTGATTTTGTGGTCTTAAATCATGATGATCCATTGATACGTAATATGCAGAGTCTGGTTCTGCCAGATTCAAAAGTTATATTCTACGGCTCAGGAACCAGTGTTGAATTCAGGGATGAAGGGATATTTCATGAAGGAAAACTACTCATCCCTTTGGAAGATCTTCCATTTAAAAGTCTTCATTTCATCCAGAACACCCTTGCAGCGGTGAGCACCGCTCTTGCTCTCAAAATTAAAGTAGAAACCGTAAAAAAAGCTGTGAAATATTACCAGCCATTAAAACGTAGGTTCACTGTGCTGGGAGCTGAACCTCTTATCATCGATGACTTCGCCCACAATCCCCAGGGAATAAAAGCCACTATACAAAGTGCTGCCGAACTAACATCAGGAAAGCTTCACCTTGTTTGCGCCATCAGAGGCTCCAGAGGGAACTCCCTTAACAAATTAAATGCCCAAGCTGTTGCTAATTCTATTAAAAAGCTCAACTGTAACCTGATATTGACCAGTAGTCAGGATGTGGTGGATGATGCTAACTGGGTTAAACCATCTGAGAAAAAGGTATTTATAGATGTACTGCAAAAGGAAGGAATCAATTACACCCATTATAAAACTTTGGTAGATGCATTAAAAAAAGCTTTAAAAACAGCTCATAATAACGATACTATACTTCTTATCGGTGCTCAGGGTATGGACCCTGCATCAAATGTTTTAAAAGGTATAACTCTAGAATAA